The Sorangiineae bacterium MSr11367 genome window below encodes:
- a CDS encoding TolC family protein, with product MNKLVAWVCGALCAFMAAPVQAQEVTLADALRTAVAHNPRLAGRFADVAIANARVLEAKGLDDFLVDGTGNWTRTRTDNVDAQTFPFAPYDRIGLAASLTRPFSTGGSVALRLDAPYVRRAVSGFSTSDANLVASEAYMPSVQLALTQPLLRGRGYDVARAKARIANADQGVASRTLVAEASGLVRDVAHAYWELAYATGAVALRREALEATREQLRAVMAQIDVGKQSPSGSAEVEVSVAVREEELIDAERELAQRGANLARLLGQESPASFVAAEKPAVLTVARGDVLGRALARNAEVRALHAQAVAAGIDIDVAESALLPQFDVYASGGALGVATDPQQALSNLGSFGGYTAQVGFVFQEPVERRAQRGQRDAAIERARKARLAEEDARTRVANDVAGALAALDSTQRRVAVLVHAVEVAELDLAAESARFQANRSTNFDVLRRQQSATDVRLRLLRAEVENAKSAATLDALTTDILSRHGIALKGTP from the coding sequence ATGAATAAGCTGGTCGCGTGGGTTTGCGGCGCGCTCTGCGCATTCATGGCTGCACCGGTGCAGGCGCAAGAAGTGACCTTGGCCGACGCGCTGCGCACGGCGGTGGCGCACAATCCGAGGCTCGCGGGGCGCTTTGCCGATGTGGCCATTGCGAATGCGCGCGTGCTCGAGGCCAAAGGGCTCGATGACTTTCTCGTCGATGGCACGGGCAACTGGACGCGCACTCGCACGGACAACGTGGATGCGCAGACGTTCCCGTTTGCGCCCTACGATCGCATCGGTTTGGCGGCATCGCTCACGCGGCCGTTCTCGACGGGTGGAAGCGTGGCGCTCCGGCTGGACGCACCGTACGTCCGGCGCGCCGTCTCGGGATTCTCCACGTCGGACGCGAACCTGGTGGCCTCCGAGGCGTACATGCCCAGCGTGCAACTGGCGCTGACGCAGCCACTGCTCCGTGGGCGTGGGTACGATGTGGCGCGCGCAAAGGCGCGCATCGCCAACGCGGACCAGGGCGTGGCCTCGCGCACCTTGGTCGCGGAGGCATCGGGCCTGGTGCGCGACGTGGCCCACGCCTATTGGGAGCTCGCCTATGCCACGGGCGCCGTGGCCCTGCGGCGCGAAGCCCTGGAGGCTACCCGCGAGCAGCTGCGCGCGGTGATGGCGCAGATCGACGTGGGTAAGCAATCTCCGTCCGGCTCTGCGGAAGTGGAGGTGAGCGTGGCCGTGCGCGAGGAGGAGCTCATCGACGCGGAGCGTGAGCTCGCGCAGCGTGGGGCGAACCTCGCGCGGCTGCTCGGGCAAGAGTCGCCTGCGTCGTTCGTCGCGGCGGAGAAACCGGCGGTGCTCACGGTGGCGCGGGGCGATGTGCTCGGGCGGGCCCTCGCACGCAACGCGGAGGTTCGCGCGCTGCACGCGCAAGCGGTGGCGGCGGGCATCGACATCGACGTGGCCGAGAGCGCGCTCTTGCCGCAGTTCGACGTGTACGCCTCCGGCGGCGCGTTGGGGGTGGCCACCGATCCGCAGCAGGCGCTGTCGAACCTGGGAAGCTTTGGCGGCTACACCGCGCAGGTGGGCTTCGTCTTTCAAGAGCCCGTCGAGCGGCGCGCCCAACGCGGCCAGCGCGATGCCGCGATCGAGCGGGCGCGGAAGGCGCGCCTCGCGGAGGAGGACGCCCGAACGCGCGTGGCCAACGATGTCGCGGGCGCACTCGCTGCATTGGACAGCACGCAGCGGCGCGTGGCGGTGCTGGTGCACGCTGTGGAGGTCGCGGAGCTCGATCTGGCGGCGGAGAGCGCGCGCTTTCAAGCGAATCGCTCGACGAACTTCGACGTGCTGCGCCGCCAGCAATCGGCGACCGACGTGCGGCTGCGGCTCCTCCGCGCCGAGGTGGAGAACGCCAAGTCGGCGGCCACGCTCGATGCGCTCACCACGGACATTCTTTCGCGCCACGGGATTGCGCTGAAGGGCACACCATGA
- a CDS encoding ABC transporter permease, which translates to MLQDIRFALRLLVKNIGFTAVAIATLALAVAANTVVFSIVNAILIRPLPFPEPERLVRVNVTYPGQFEGYWNFSGPEYFDVARDVQSLESMGAWTKGDANLTGGDKPLVVTTAYTTASLLPTLGVQPMLGRFYDANEDIPGDSSVAEYGVLGTRAVVLGYGLFKQAFGGDRNIIGRTVKVDAVPVTVVGVMPRGFEFPEHVQMWMPLGMDKAKLARGNHWFSVMGRLRRGVGLEAAQAELATLMPAWAAALPEGVHRLGSAEHPVVYRPLQEDVVSSSRLPLLTLQAAVIFVLLIACANISNLLLARAEARTSEIAVRVALGASRSRMARQFLTESMVLGLAGALLGILCAMWGLDAAVALLPQEVPRAEEIRLDTTVLVYAVAVSLLTSLVFGLTPILHARSDLAGTLRAAGQRTSTSGHGKRLFRRALILVQVALAIVLVTGAGLMVRSFIRLQKTDLGFDPRNMVTLHVQLPKKAYPTADEAYAFWKRMHEGAQRLPGVKAATLMMGLPPRRTLNANSFEIIGRVESREWEWNVDYWQIAENDYFATMGIPLVRGRLFEATDDEHAPKVVVINEAMAKKFWPGEDPIGKRVKLTLQGPGEPEYPEHTIVGIVADSKQAGVGVKAGTEVYIPLQQTTTWKTRLPGVMHTPRIMNLVLRAEGDPRALFNSVRAFVGSLDSGLPIARLETMDSTVYEAIAKPRFVATLLAFFAGVALLMAAIGIYGVMSYAVEQRTKELSIRMAMGADAGRLQRMLVLEGLRLAAVGMGIGLVVASIMTVALDHWVADMFFDIGALDPATYVLVVVLTGCVAALASYIPARRATLIHPMEAMRHE; encoded by the coding sequence ATGCTTCAAGATATCCGATTTGCGTTGAGGCTCCTGGTCAAGAACATCGGCTTTACCGCGGTGGCCATTGCCACATTGGCCCTGGCCGTGGCGGCGAATACCGTGGTGTTCAGCATCGTGAATGCCATTCTGATTCGCCCGCTGCCCTTTCCGGAGCCGGAAAGACTGGTTCGGGTCAATGTGACGTACCCCGGGCAGTTCGAAGGGTATTGGAATTTCTCCGGCCCCGAGTACTTCGATGTCGCGCGCGATGTCCAGTCGCTGGAATCGATGGGGGCGTGGACCAAAGGGGATGCGAATTTGACGGGGGGCGACAAGCCGCTCGTGGTGACCACGGCCTACACCACGGCGAGCTTGCTGCCGACCTTGGGCGTGCAGCCGATGCTCGGTCGCTTCTACGACGCGAACGAGGACATTCCGGGCGATTCCAGCGTGGCGGAGTACGGGGTATTGGGAACGCGGGCGGTCGTTCTCGGATACGGTCTCTTCAAGCAAGCGTTCGGTGGCGACCGAAACATCATCGGGCGCACCGTGAAGGTCGACGCCGTCCCCGTCACGGTGGTGGGCGTCATGCCCCGCGGTTTCGAGTTTCCCGAGCACGTGCAGATGTGGATGCCGCTCGGCATGGACAAGGCGAAGCTGGCCCGGGGAAATCACTGGTTCAGCGTCATGGGCCGCTTGCGACGCGGCGTCGGGCTCGAGGCGGCGCAGGCCGAGCTTGCGACCTTGATGCCGGCGTGGGCCGCGGCGCTCCCCGAGGGCGTGCACCGACTGGGGTCGGCGGAGCACCCCGTCGTGTACCGCCCGCTCCAGGAGGACGTAGTCAGCTCGTCGCGTCTGCCGCTTCTCACATTGCAGGCGGCGGTCATCTTCGTGCTGCTCATCGCGTGCGCGAACATTTCGAACCTGCTCTTGGCGCGCGCCGAGGCACGCACCTCGGAGATTGCCGTGCGCGTGGCCTTGGGGGCGAGCCGCTCGCGCATGGCGCGTCAGTTTCTGACCGAGAGCATGGTGCTCGGTCTCGCCGGCGCCCTGCTGGGCATCCTTTGCGCCATGTGGGGGCTCGATGCGGCCGTGGCCCTGCTGCCCCAGGAGGTGCCGCGCGCCGAGGAAATTCGATTGGACACGACGGTGCTCGTCTATGCGGTCGCCGTTTCGCTGCTCACGAGCCTGGTCTTCGGGCTCACGCCCATCCTTCACGCGCGCAGCGATCTGGCCGGCACCTTGCGCGCGGCGGGCCAGCGAACCAGCACCAGCGGACATGGCAAACGCCTTTTCCGGCGTGCCCTCATCCTCGTCCAAGTGGCCCTGGCCATCGTGCTGGTGACCGGCGCGGGGCTCATGGTTCGGAGCTTCATCCGCCTGCAAAAGACGGATCTGGGCTTCGACCCGCGAAACATGGTGACCTTGCACGTGCAACTGCCGAAGAAGGCATACCCGACGGCCGACGAGGCGTACGCATTCTGGAAGCGCATGCACGAAGGTGCGCAGCGTCTGCCCGGTGTGAAGGCGGCCACGCTCATGATGGGGCTTCCGCCGCGGCGTACCCTCAACGCGAACAGCTTCGAAATCATCGGGCGGGTGGAGAGCCGGGAATGGGAATGGAACGTCGACTACTGGCAGATCGCCGAAAATGACTACTTCGCCACCATGGGCATCCCGCTCGTGCGCGGGCGGCTATTCGAGGCCACGGACGACGAGCATGCCCCCAAGGTGGTGGTCATCAACGAGGCCATGGCGAAGAAGTTTTGGCCCGGCGAGGATCCCATCGGAAAGCGTGTGAAGCTCACGCTGCAGGGACCTGGCGAACCGGAGTACCCCGAGCACACCATCGTGGGCATCGTGGCCGATTCGAAGCAGGCGGGCGTCGGCGTCAAGGCGGGGACCGAGGTGTACATCCCGCTGCAGCAAACGACCACGTGGAAGACGCGGCTCCCCGGCGTGATGCACACGCCGCGCATCATGAACCTGGTGCTGCGCGCCGAGGGCGATCCGCGGGCCCTGTTCAATAGCGTGCGCGCCTTCGTGGGATCGCTCGATAGCGGGCTGCCGATTGCGCGGCTCGAGACGATGGACTCGACGGTGTACGAGGCCATTGCCAAACCACGCTTCGTGGCGACTCTTCTCGCGTTCTTCGCGGGGGTGGCGCTCTTGATGGCTGCGATTGGCATCTACGGCGTGATGTCGTACGCCGTCGAACAGCGCACCAAGGAGCTCTCGATTCGGATGGCCATGGGGGCGGACGCGGGGCGGTTGCAGCGCATGCTCGTGCTCGAAGGCTTGCGGCTCGCGGCGGTGGGCATGGGGATTGGCCTGGTAGTGGCCAGCATCATGACCGTGGCGTTGGACCATTGGGTGGCCGACATGTTCTTCGACATTGGGGCGCTCGATCCCGCGACATACGTGCTCGTCGTCGTGCTCACGGGCTGCGTGGCGGCGCTCGCGAGCTACATTCCCGCGCGCCGCGCGACCTTGATCCATCCGATGGAGGCCATGCGCCATGAATAA
- a CDS encoding ABC transporter permease, whose translation MLQDIRFALRLLGKNLGFTVVAITTLGLAVAANAVVFSIVHAILIRPLPFPEPERLVRINTQFVEQPSDTYWPFSAHEYTELAAEVHAFQSMGAYDDEDANLTGSDQPVAVHVATVTASFLPTLGVPPMLGRFFDENEDRPGDVRAIVLGYDLFKTVFGGDPSVVGRTVQYNATPVTVVGVMPRGFEFPERTQLWAPLRIDLSKSTRGSHWLNVIGRLKPGLGLEAARDELRPLMSMWATRHDKEDSIDPIKHAIAYQFLQEELVRPVRAALLTLQAAVIFVLLIACANISNLLLARAEARSGEIAVRAALGATQGRMARQFLTESLVLGTLGAGLGIVLAMWGLDAVMMLLPEGVPRAGEIQLDTAVLAFAVLVALGASFVFGLAPIVHTHGGLAGTLRAAGQRTTSAANKQLFRRLLILAQVTLAIMLVTGAGLTIRSFVRLQKTKLGFDPHGLVSVEVQLPPKSYPNDAAMLAFWKRFRDGASILPGVKAASLMSGLPPKRRLNWNSVHIVGLPASDPYRWHVDYWQIASEGYFETLGIPLLRGRLFDSTDDESKPGVVVINETMARSFFPTEDAIGKRLQLYNTAPVGESPVEQTIVGVVADSKQGGLEAPVGSEVYIPVQQITQIHNAAPNGESFLPRAMNLMVRVDGDPRSMFATLRAHVASLDENLAVVRMQTMDSTVYDAIAKPRFVTTLLGCFAAVALLMAAIGIYGVMSYAVEQRTKELSIRMALGADAARLQKMLVLEGLRLALVGMVVGLVLAGAGMFVFSRWAVKELFDVQGLDPMTYLLVILVTGGVSALACYIPARRATLIHPMTAMRGE comes from the coding sequence ATGCTTCAGGACATCCGGTTTGCGCTGCGGCTCCTTGGGAAGAACCTGGGCTTTACCGTCGTGGCCATCACGACGCTCGGGCTCGCGGTGGCGGCCAACGCCGTCGTCTTCAGCATCGTCCATGCGATCCTGATTCGGCCGCTGCCGTTTCCCGAGCCCGAGCGGCTCGTGCGGATCAACACGCAGTTCGTCGAACAGCCCTCCGATACGTACTGGCCATTCTCCGCCCATGAGTACACGGAGCTGGCCGCGGAGGTGCACGCGTTCCAATCGATGGGCGCCTACGACGACGAGGACGCGAATCTGACGGGGTCCGATCAGCCCGTGGCGGTGCACGTCGCGACGGTGACCGCGAGCTTCCTTCCGACCCTGGGCGTGCCGCCCATGTTGGGTCGCTTTTTCGACGAGAATGAGGACCGGCCCGGCGACGTGCGCGCGATCGTGCTGGGCTACGATCTCTTCAAGACCGTCTTCGGCGGCGATCCCAGCGTGGTGGGCCGCACGGTGCAGTACAACGCGACGCCGGTCACGGTGGTCGGCGTGATGCCCCGCGGCTTCGAGTTTCCCGAGCGCACCCAATTGTGGGCTCCTCTCCGCATCGATCTTTCGAAATCGACGCGCGGCTCGCATTGGCTGAACGTCATCGGGCGGCTCAAACCCGGTCTCGGTTTGGAGGCCGCGCGCGACGAGCTTCGCCCCTTGATGTCGATGTGGGCCACGCGGCATGACAAGGAAGACTCGATCGATCCGATCAAGCATGCGATTGCGTACCAGTTCCTCCAAGAGGAGCTCGTTCGTCCGGTGCGTGCGGCGCTGCTGACGTTGCAGGCGGCGGTCATCTTCGTGCTGCTCATCGCGTGCGCGAACATTTCCAACCTGCTTCTTGCGCGAGCCGAGGCGCGCAGTGGAGAAATTGCCGTGCGCGCCGCACTCGGCGCCACGCAAGGGCGCATGGCGCGGCAGTTTCTGACGGAGAGCCTCGTTCTGGGGACGTTGGGGGCCGGGTTGGGCATCGTCCTCGCCATGTGGGGGCTCGATGCGGTGATGATGCTCCTTCCCGAGGGCGTTCCGCGTGCCGGGGAGATCCAACTCGACACGGCGGTGCTCGCGTTCGCCGTGCTCGTAGCCTTGGGGGCGAGCTTCGTGTTCGGCCTCGCACCCATCGTGCACACCCATGGCGGTCTCGCAGGCACCTTGCGTGCGGCGGGCCAGCGGACGACATCGGCCGCGAACAAGCAGCTCTTTCGGCGCCTGCTCATTCTGGCCCAGGTCACCCTGGCCATCATGCTGGTCACCGGCGCGGGCCTCACGATTCGTAGCTTCGTTCGCTTGCAAAAGACGAAACTGGGATTCGACCCGCACGGCTTGGTCAGCGTGGAGGTGCAACTTCCACCGAAATCGTATCCGAACGATGCGGCCATGTTGGCCTTTTGGAAGCGCTTTCGCGACGGCGCGTCGATCCTGCCAGGCGTCAAGGCGGCCAGTTTGATGAGCGGCCTCCCACCCAAGCGCCGATTGAATTGGAACAGCGTCCACATCGTTGGATTGCCGGCCAGCGATCCGTACAGATGGCACGTCGACTATTGGCAGATTGCGAGCGAGGGGTACTTCGAAACGCTGGGCATCCCGCTCCTTCGTGGACGGCTTTTCGATTCCACGGACGACGAGAGCAAGCCGGGCGTGGTCGTGATCAACGAGACGATGGCGCGTTCGTTTTTCCCAACCGAAGATGCCATTGGAAAGCGCCTTCAACTCTACAATACCGCCCCCGTGGGCGAGTCGCCGGTGGAGCAAACCATCGTGGGCGTCGTAGCGGACTCGAAGCAGGGCGGGCTCGAAGCCCCGGTCGGGAGCGAGGTGTACATCCCGGTGCAGCAGATCACGCAAATCCACAATGCGGCGCCGAACGGAGAGTCATTCCTGCCTCGCGCGATGAACCTCATGGTGCGCGTGGATGGCGATCCGCGCTCCATGTTTGCCACCTTGCGCGCCCACGTGGCCTCACTCGATGAAAATCTGGCCGTCGTGCGTATGCAAACGATGGATAGCACCGTGTACGACGCCATTGCCAAACCGCGCTTCGTGACCACGCTCCTCGGTTGTTTCGCGGCCGTGGCGCTCTTGATGGCGGCCATTGGAATTTACGGAGTCATGTCGTACGCCGTCGAGCAGCGCACGAAGGAGCTATCCATACGGATGGCCCTCGGCGCGGACGCCGCGCGGCTCCAGAAAATGCTGGTGCTCGAGGGACTCCGCCTTGCGCTGGTCGGCATGGTGGTGGGCCTGGTGCTCGCCGGTGCGGGCATGTTCGTATTCAGCCGCTGGGCGGTGAAGGAGCTGTTCGACGTGCAGGGACTCGATCCCATGACGTATCTCCTCGTCATTCTCGTGACGGGCGGCGTATCGGCGCTGGCCTGCTACATCCCCGCGCGGCGGGCGACGCTCATTCATCCCATGACCGCGATGCGCGGCGAATAA
- the budA gene encoding acetolactate decarboxylase, with product MTNGMLLSVLPLMALGVCAIGATALPAKKAVLYHASVRTAYQAGVYEGVIPMARLRDNGDFGLGATHENDGELVAMGGTFWRSRADGTMQELGPNDTTPYAVMTFFRPERTLRIQGPLTHQELEKRLDAELDPQRRIYAVRIRGRFVHVEAGNGEPQEKPYRPLDEVLREYRWHDHVATQGTLVGFRCPEYLRRFDRVGYHFHYLSDDKKAGGHVNAYAVDDVEVAIQELSGFTVDTPEHGDFYGADLATLR from the coding sequence ATGACAAACGGGATGCTCCTTTCGGTCCTGCCACTGATGGCGCTGGGTGTATGCGCCATCGGCGCGACGGCATTGCCTGCGAAAAAGGCGGTGCTCTACCATGCCTCGGTTCGCACGGCGTACCAGGCCGGGGTCTACGAAGGCGTGATTCCTATGGCACGGCTTCGCGACAATGGCGACTTTGGCCTGGGCGCCACCCATGAAAACGATGGGGAGCTCGTCGCCATGGGAGGCACCTTTTGGCGCTCGCGGGCGGACGGAACGATGCAGGAGCTCGGCCCGAACGACACCACGCCCTACGCGGTGATGACGTTCTTCCGGCCCGAGCGGACGTTGCGCATCCAGGGCCCGCTCACGCACCAGGAGCTCGAGAAGCGGCTCGATGCGGAGCTCGACCCGCAGCGCCGCATCTATGCGGTGCGGATCCGCGGGCGCTTCGTCCACGTCGAGGCGGGCAATGGCGAGCCGCAGGAAAAGCCGTACCGCCCGCTCGACGAGGTGCTGCGCGAATACCGGTGGCACGATCACGTGGCCACGCAGGGAACCTTGGTGGGCTTTCGTTGCCCGGAGTACCTGCGGCGTTTCGATCGGGTCGGCTACCACTTCCACTACTTGAGCGACGACAAGAAGGCCGGTGGCCACGTGAACGCCTACGCCGTCGACGACGTCGAGGTGGCCATTCAGGAGCTGTCCGGCTTCACCGTCGACACCCCGGAGCACGGGGACTTCTACGGGGCGGATTTGGCGACCTTGCGGTAG
- a CDS encoding LysR substrate-binding domain-containing protein, whose product MFPTYDSELLRSFVAIADAGSFAKAAARLNITQSTISQQMKRLEEQVNQPLFAASGRCRVLTESGELLLSYARKILALNESAHIAMQHGVLGGAVRVGVVQDFADTRFPHALRTFARRHPSVRVEARVASSRDLSSLLDEGLLDLAIIFDEPKTRPGAVIRRVDLVWLAARDFVPPAAGEPWPLILFEGACTFRDRAIEALDERHMPWRVVYTCPGLSGLHAAARAGLGVCVRIEDDSEGLRVLDKREGLPTLGSTCLKLITATETLPAVAEELAASLRAACASSGGRLRPMGTWLDF is encoded by the coding sequence ATGTTCCCGACGTACGACAGCGAGCTGCTGCGCAGCTTCGTGGCCATCGCCGACGCAGGCAGCTTCGCCAAGGCCGCCGCGCGCCTGAACATCACGCAGTCGACCATCAGCCAGCAGATGAAGCGGCTCGAGGAGCAGGTGAATCAACCGCTCTTCGCCGCCTCCGGTCGCTGCCGCGTGCTCACCGAATCGGGCGAGCTGCTTCTGAGCTACGCGCGCAAGATCCTCGCCCTCAACGAATCCGCGCACATCGCGATGCAACACGGCGTGCTCGGCGGCGCCGTGCGCGTGGGCGTCGTCCAGGATTTCGCGGATACTCGGTTTCCGCACGCCCTGCGCACCTTTGCGCGGCGCCATCCTTCGGTGCGGGTCGAAGCACGCGTGGCCAGCAGCCGCGACCTCTCGAGCCTGCTCGATGAGGGCCTCCTCGACCTGGCCATCATCTTCGACGAGCCAAAAACCCGGCCCGGCGCGGTCATCCGCCGGGTCGACCTGGTGTGGCTCGCCGCGCGCGACTTCGTCCCTCCCGCCGCCGGCGAACCGTGGCCGCTCATCCTCTTCGAGGGCGCGTGCACCTTCCGCGACCGGGCGATCGAAGCGCTCGACGAGCGGCACATGCCGTGGCGGGTGGTCTACACGTGCCCCGGCCTCTCCGGCCTGCACGCCGCCGCACGCGCAGGTCTCGGCGTGTGCGTGCGCATCGAGGACGACAGCGAAGGGCTCCGCGTCCTCGACAAGCGTGAGGGGCTTCCCACCTTGGGCAGCACTTGCCTCAAGCTCATCACCGCCACGGAAACGCTCCCCGCGGTCGCCGAAGAACTCGCTGCTTCCCTGCGCGCCGCCTGCGCGAGTTCGGGCGGTCGGTTAAGGCCAATGGGAACATGGCTTGATTTCTGA
- a CDS encoding fumarate reductase/succinate dehydrogenase flavoprotein subunit, protein METESMEANVTHADIVVVGGGSAGCTAAIHAQQRLPRGRVVLLEKAHIKRSGAIAIGMDGLNNAIIPGFATPEQYVKEITMANDGIVNQRAVLEYAVNSYPMIEQLDKWGVKFQKTESGAFDVKKVHHKGAYVLPMPEGYDLKKILTRMVMRSGVKIVNRVMATRLLTDGGRIAGVMGFDVRDGHFEVIVAKAVILCCGASGRLGLPASGYLYGTYENPSNAGDGYSLAYHAGAELTGIECFQINPLIKDYNGPACAYVTGPLGGHTVNAKGHRFIQSDYWSGQMMMEFYKELHSENGPVYLKLDHLAPETLTEIEQVLHRTERPSRGRFHTGRGHTYGDDLVEMHISEIGLCSGHSASGVWVDERGETTVEGLYAAGDMACVPHNYLLGAMTYGRICAEHALGRVAGTDEPRIDEDAVAAERARIFEPLERPNGIPHHQYEYKVRRLVNDYLQPPKTGTRMELGLTYFRRAEGELEEVGATNPHELMRVVECAFIRDCAEMAAVASLHRQESRWGLYHHRLDYPKLDNERWFVHVNVRKGEDGRMAVLERPVAPYVVPMNDDELKGYHGLRIPVSPSEASP, encoded by the coding sequence ATGGAGACGGAGTCGATGGAGGCAAACGTCACCCACGCCGACATCGTGGTGGTCGGTGGAGGCAGCGCCGGCTGCACTGCAGCCATTCACGCCCAGCAGCGGCTCCCGCGCGGACGCGTGGTCCTCCTGGAGAAGGCGCACATCAAGCGGAGCGGGGCCATCGCCATTGGCATGGATGGACTGAACAACGCCATCATCCCTGGATTTGCGACGCCCGAGCAGTACGTCAAAGAGATCACGATGGCCAACGATGGCATCGTGAACCAGAGGGCCGTCCTCGAATACGCCGTCAACAGCTACCCCATGATCGAGCAGCTGGACAAATGGGGAGTCAAATTCCAAAAGACGGAATCGGGTGCATTCGACGTCAAGAAGGTGCACCACAAAGGCGCCTACGTGCTTCCCATGCCGGAGGGCTACGATCTAAAAAAGATCCTCACCCGCATGGTCATGCGCAGCGGGGTCAAAATCGTCAATCGGGTGATGGCCACGCGCCTTTTGACCGACGGAGGACGCATCGCCGGGGTCATGGGCTTCGACGTGCGCGACGGCCACTTCGAGGTCATCGTGGCCAAGGCGGTGATCCTCTGCTGCGGGGCCTCGGGCCGTCTGGGCCTGCCCGCGTCGGGCTATCTCTACGGCACGTACGAAAACCCGTCCAACGCCGGCGACGGCTATTCCCTGGCCTACCACGCAGGCGCGGAGCTGACGGGCATCGAGTGCTTCCAGATCAACCCGCTCATCAAAGACTACAATGGCCCTGCCTGCGCCTACGTCACGGGCCCGCTCGGTGGCCACACGGTCAACGCCAAAGGGCATCGTTTCATCCAGAGCGACTATTGGAGCGGGCAAATGATGATGGAGTTCTACAAAGAGCTCCACTCCGAAAACGGCCCCGTCTACCTGAAATTGGATCACCTCGCCCCAGAAACGCTGACCGAGATCGAGCAGGTGCTCCACCGCACCGAGCGCCCGAGCCGAGGGCGCTTCCACACCGGCCGCGGGCACACTTACGGGGACGATTTGGTCGAGATGCACATTTCCGAGATTGGATTGTGCAGCGGCCATAGCGCCTCCGGCGTGTGGGTCGACGAGCGGGGCGAAACCACGGTCGAGGGCCTCTACGCGGCCGGCGACATGGCCTGCGTGCCGCACAATTACCTCTTGGGTGCGATGACCTACGGGCGCATCTGCGCCGAACACGCGCTGGGGCGCGTCGCGGGCACCGACGAACCGCGCATCGACGAGGACGCGGTGGCCGCCGAGCGCGCACGCATCTTCGAGCCGCTCGAAAGGCCCAACGGCATCCCGCACCATCAATACGAATACAAAGTTCGCCGCCTGGTGAACGATTACCTGCAGCCGCCGAAAACGGGGACGCGCATGGAGCTGGGCCTCACCTATTTCCGCCGCGCCGAGGGCGAGCTCGAGGAGGTGGGGGCGACCAATCCGCACGAACTGATGCGCGTCGTGGAATGCGCCTTCATCCGCGATTGCGCGGAAATGGCCGCCGTTGCGTCGCTGCACCGCCAAGAGAGCCGCTGGGGGCTTTACCATCACCGGCTCGACTACCCGAAGCTCGACAACGAGCGCTGGTTCGTCCACGTGAACGTCCGCAAGGGCGAGGACGGGCGCATGGCAGTGCTCGAGCGGCCCGTCGCACCGTACGTGGTGCCGATGAACGACGACGAATTGAAGGGCTACCACGGCCTTCGCATCCCCGTGTCCCCGAGTGAGGCGTCGCCATGA
- a CDS encoding ferredoxin family protein yields MRNLDNREQVKAEQARHVGRAQTSVRLDVPVVVDLGKCIKGCRICIDSCPVDCLAVDPSTGKAHMKNDECWYCLACEIDCPKDAITVKIPFLLR; encoded by the coding sequence ATGAGAAATCTCGACAACCGCGAGCAGGTGAAGGCGGAACAGGCCAGGCACGTCGGCCGCGCGCAAACGTCGGTGCGACTCGACGTCCCCGTCGTGGTGGACCTCGGCAAGTGCATCAAAGGTTGCCGCATTTGCATCGATTCGTGCCCCGTCGATTGCCTCGCGGTCGACCCGAGCACGGGCAAGGCGCACATGAAGAATGACGAGTGCTGGTACTGCCTCGCCTGCGAGATCGACTGCCCGAAGGATGCCATCACCGTCAAAATTCCGTTTCTCTTGCGTTAG